The following proteins are encoded in a genomic region of Mycobacterium sp. 155:
- a CDS encoding cell wall metabolism sensor histidine kinase WalK yields the protein MSSAPRAEVPELSASGVKPSGTKWWQPRTWSLRRRLVLTQVALLAVVCVSIGVATEFALQRFLMNQLDDQVMEAGRRSAAIYELPPPPLMFPPTGRHHLLFDPERGPGPGFLNAPGQAARTVGAVVAPDQPIDAGVITSDGDRVFVSAAAADQLGEVAPDHTPRTIDLDGLGRYRVIGLHPRHGGPQIIVTGLPTAVVDDTLLWVLGMFAVLAVVALIAATLGGILIIRRQLAPLSRVSAAARAVADLELDRGEVRLPTPIVKVDPASAHTEVGQLGTSLNRMLDRIANALSARHASETRVRQFVADASHELRTPLAAIRGYTELAQRKRDDLPVDVAHAMKRVESETARMTQLVEDMLLLARLDAGRPLERESVDLSRLIVDTLSDAHVAGPQHQWSLELPDDPVVVDGDEARLHQVLANLLANARTHTPPGSSVTVTLEPDHDGSVALTVADDGPGIPQSLQPEVFERFARGDSSRSRREGSTGLGLAIVAAVVKAHGGTIEVRSAPGATAFTVHLPSVQPSQATHRSNQSETKLPSQR from the coding sequence ATGTCCTCCGCCCCCCGCGCTGAGGTCCCGGAGTTGTCGGCGTCGGGTGTGAAGCCGTCGGGAACCAAGTGGTGGCAACCACGGACCTGGTCGCTGCGCCGGCGCCTGGTGCTGACCCAGGTAGCCCTGCTCGCGGTGGTGTGCGTCAGCATCGGCGTCGCGACCGAGTTTGCGCTGCAACGGTTCCTGATGAACCAGCTGGACGATCAGGTGATGGAGGCCGGACGCCGGTCGGCCGCCATCTACGAGCTGCCGCCGCCTCCGCTGATGTTTCCGCCCACGGGGCGGCACCACCTCCTGTTCGATCCCGAGCGTGGACCCGGTCCCGGATTTCTCAACGCGCCGGGCCAGGCCGCCCGCACGGTCGGCGCGGTCGTCGCGCCCGACCAGCCGATCGACGCCGGGGTGATCACCTCCGACGGGGATCGTGTCTTCGTCAGCGCCGCGGCCGCCGATCAGCTGGGCGAGGTAGCGCCTGACCACACCCCGAGGACCATCGACCTGGACGGGCTCGGGCGGTACCGGGTGATCGGGCTGCACCCCCGTCACGGCGGCCCGCAGATCATTGTCACGGGGTTGCCCACCGCGGTGGTGGACGACACCCTGCTGTGGGTGCTCGGCATGTTCGCGGTGCTCGCCGTCGTCGCGCTCATCGCCGCGACGCTCGGCGGGATCCTCATCATCAGGCGCCAACTCGCCCCGCTGTCAAGGGTTTCCGCGGCAGCGCGGGCGGTCGCCGATCTGGAGCTGGACCGCGGCGAGGTGCGGCTGCCCACCCCGATCGTCAAGGTCGACCCGGCCAGCGCACACACCGAGGTGGGGCAGCTGGGCACGTCGCTGAACCGCATGCTGGACCGGATCGCGAATGCCCTCTCCGCCCGGCATGCCAGTGAAACCCGTGTGCGCCAGTTCGTCGCCGACGCCAGCCACGAACTGCGGACGCCGCTGGCTGCCATCAGGGGTTACACCGAGCTGGCTCAGCGTAAACGCGACGATCTGCCCGTCGACGTCGCTCACGCGATGAAGCGCGTCGAATCCGAGACCGCGCGCATGACTCAGCTGGTCGAGGACATGCTGCTGCTGGCGCGTCTCGATGCCGGGCGGCCGTTGGAGCGCGAGTCAGTGGACCTGTCCCGGCTGATCGTCGACACCCTCAGCGACGCACACGTCGCCGGGCCGCAGCATCAGTGGTCGCTGGAGTTGCCCGACGATCCGGTGGTCGTGGACGGTGACGAGGCCCGGTTGCATCAGGTGTTGGCCAATTTGCTGGCCAATGCGCGGACCCACACCCCGCCGGGAAGCTCCGTCACCGTGACCCTCGAACCCGATCACGATGGGTCGGTCGCACTGACCGTCGCCGACGACGGGCCTGGCATACCGCAATCGCTGCAGCCCGAGGTGTTCGAACGGTTCGCCCGCGGGGACTCGTCGCGGTCGCGGCGGGAGGGCAGCACCGGGCTCGGATTGGCGATCGTCGCCGCCGTCGTCAAGGCGCACGGCGGCACCATCGAGGTACGCAGCGCCCCTGGTGCGACGGCGTTCACCGTTCACCTTCCCAGTGTTCAGCCCTCACAGGCGACGCACAGGTCGAACCAATCAGAGACCAAGTTGCCATCGCAACGATGA
- the cysD gene encoding sulfate adenylyltransferase subunit CysD, translating into MTTALKSDTQAGHYELSHLRSLEAEAIHIIREVAAEFERPVLLFSGGKDSIVMLHLAIKAFKPGRLPFPVMHVDTGHNFDEVLQTRDELVAEHGVRLVVAKVQDDIDAGRVVETVPSRNPLQTVTLLRAIRENKFDAAFGGARRDEEKARAKERVFSFRDEFGQWDPKAQRPELWNLYNGRHHKGEHIRAFPISNWTEFDIWSYIGAEKIKLPTIYYAHQRKVFERDGMLLAVHRHLQPRKDEPVIEKSVRFRTVGDVTCTGCVESTAATVSEVIAETAVSRLTERGATRADDRISEAGMEDRKREGYF; encoded by the coding sequence GTGACCACCGCGCTGAAGTCCGACACACAGGCCGGGCACTACGAGCTGAGCCATCTGCGCTCGCTGGAAGCCGAAGCCATCCACATCATCCGTGAGGTCGCGGCCGAGTTCGAGCGGCCGGTGCTGCTGTTCTCGGGCGGCAAGGATTCGATCGTGATGCTGCATCTGGCGATCAAGGCGTTCAAACCCGGTCGCCTGCCGTTCCCGGTGATGCACGTCGACACCGGGCACAACTTCGACGAGGTGCTGCAGACGCGCGACGAGCTCGTCGCCGAACACGGCGTGCGGCTCGTGGTGGCAAAGGTGCAGGACGACATCGACGCAGGCCGGGTGGTCGAGACCGTCCCTTCCCGCAACCCGCTGCAGACGGTTACGTTGCTGCGGGCCATCCGGGAGAACAAGTTCGACGCCGCGTTCGGCGGGGCTCGCCGCGACGAGGAGAAGGCCCGCGCCAAGGAGCGCGTGTTCAGCTTCCGTGACGAGTTCGGCCAGTGGGACCCCAAGGCGCAGCGCCCCGAGCTGTGGAACCTGTACAACGGCCGCCACCACAAGGGCGAGCACATCCGCGCCTTTCCGATCTCCAACTGGACCGAGTTCGACATCTGGTCCTACATCGGCGCGGAAAAGATCAAGCTGCCCACAATCTATTACGCCCACCAGCGCAAGGTTTTTGAGCGTGACGGCATGCTGCTCGCCGTGCACCGCCACCTGCAGCCGCGCAAAGACGAGCCGGTGATCGAGAAGTCCGTGCGTTTTCGCACCGTCGGCGACGTCACCTGCACGGGCTGCGTCGAATCGACGGCGGCCACGGTGTCCGAGGTCATCGCCGAGACCGCGGTGTCGCGGTTGACCGAGCGCGGCGCGACGCGTGCCGACGACCGGATCTCGGAGGCGGGCATGGAAGACCGTAAGCGCGAGGGGTACTTCTGA
- a CDS encoding glycosyltransferase family 39 protein, which translates to MLTLAKPQSDTVTVSDESAAPVQPRWVRPSYWALLAATAVLYLWGLSSAGWANGYYAAAAQAGTQSWKAWLFGSLDPGNAITVDKPPAAMWAMGLSGRLFGFNEFTMLLPQALMGVAAVAVLYATVRRSSGPGAALIAGAVLALTPVATVMFRYNNPDALLVLLLVVAAYCMVRAIENGATRWVALTGVVVGFAFLTKMLQAFLPLPGLALAFLVAAPTPLWKRIGSLAVGVATMIVSAGWYIALVALWPADSRPYIAGSSDNSLLQLAFGYNGIDRIVGQNQPGGGFGHGPGGGGPNLFFGGQAGIGRMFGQSMGTEASWLLPAALIGLVVLLWLTRRAARTDKLRAAALLWGGWLLVTGAVFSFMDGTIHPYYTVALAPAIAALVGMSVAELWPLRAQLLPRLVLATMLAATGIWAFVLLDRTPEWLPALRWIVVIGTVAVAVVLAVGGHRLGRATAVVALAAVVFGLGATVAYSIETVVSSHSSGPMPTAGPKHGMGFGGPGGFGKTDDAALGELMTGLNNRWAAASVGSMMVSDLELKTGASLMAIGGFTGGDNSPTLAQFQQYVANGELRYFFDRAAGDRGGPPHDPHGSAGDITNWVKAHFTPQDIGGITVYDLQHPRA; encoded by the coding sequence ATGTTGACGCTCGCCAAACCACAATCGGATACCGTGACGGTCTCCGATGAATCCGCGGCCCCGGTGCAACCCCGCTGGGTGCGACCCTCCTACTGGGCACTGCTCGCGGCCACCGCGGTGCTGTACTTGTGGGGGCTCAGCTCGGCAGGTTGGGCCAACGGCTACTACGCCGCCGCCGCACAGGCCGGTACCCAGTCCTGGAAGGCCTGGCTGTTCGGATCGCTGGATCCGGGTAACGCCATCACGGTCGACAAGCCTCCGGCGGCGATGTGGGCAATGGGCTTGTCCGGCAGGCTGTTCGGCTTCAACGAGTTCACGATGCTGTTGCCGCAGGCGCTGATGGGTGTGGCCGCGGTGGCCGTGCTCTACGCGACCGTGCGTCGCAGCAGCGGTCCGGGGGCGGCGTTGATTGCGGGCGCGGTCCTCGCGCTGACCCCGGTGGCCACGGTGATGTTCCGGTACAACAACCCCGATGCGCTGCTGGTGCTGCTGCTGGTCGTGGCCGCCTACTGCATGGTGCGCGCGATCGAGAACGGCGCTACTCGCTGGGTCGCGCTGACCGGTGTCGTGGTGGGCTTCGCGTTCCTGACCAAGATGCTGCAGGCGTTCCTGCCGCTGCCGGGCCTGGCGCTGGCGTTCCTGGTGGCCGCGCCGACCCCGTTGTGGAAGCGGATCGGTTCGCTGGCCGTCGGGGTCGCGACCATGATCGTGTCTGCCGGCTGGTACATCGCCCTGGTGGCGCTGTGGCCTGCCGATTCCAGGCCCTACATCGCGGGCTCAAGCGACAACAGCCTGCTGCAGCTGGCCTTCGGCTACAACGGAATCGACCGCATCGTCGGGCAGAACCAGCCGGGTGGCGGGTTCGGGCACGGCCCAGGCGGTGGTGGGCCGAACCTGTTCTTCGGTGGTCAGGCGGGCATAGGCCGAATGTTCGGGCAGTCGATGGGCACCGAGGCCTCCTGGCTGCTGCCCGCGGCGCTGATCGGGCTGGTGGTCCTGCTCTGGCTGACCCGGCGTGCCGCGCGGACCGACAAGCTGCGGGCCGCCGCACTGTTGTGGGGCGGCTGGCTGCTGGTCACCGGTGCGGTGTTCAGCTTCATGGACGGCACGATCCACCCTTACTACACGGTGGCATTGGCCCCCGCGATCGCCGCGCTGGTGGGTATGTCGGTGGCTGAACTGTGGCCGCTGCGTGCACAGCTGCTGCCCCGGCTGGTGCTCGCAACGATGTTGGCGGCCACGGGAATCTGGGCCTTCGTTTTGCTCGACCGCACGCCGGAGTGGCTGCCCGCACTGCGCTGGATCGTCGTCATCGGCACCGTTGCGGTCGCGGTGGTGCTGGCTGTCGGCGGCCACCGGCTGGGTCGCGCGACTGCGGTGGTGGCGCTCGCGGCCGTGGTGTTCGGGCTCGGCGCGACTGTGGCCTACTCGATCGAGACGGTGGTGAGCAGTCACAGCAGCGGGCCGATGCCGACCGCGGGTCCCAAGCACGGCATGGGGTTCGGCGGTCCGGGCGGATTCGGCAAGACCGACGACGCTGCGCTGGGTGAGCTGATGACGGGGCTCAACAACCGTTGGGCCGCAGCAAGTGTCGGCTCGATGATGGTCAGTGACCTGGAGCTCAAGACCGGTGCATCGTTGATGGCGATCGGTGGATTCACCGGCGGCGACAACTCGCCCACCTTGGCCCAGTTCCAGCAGTACGTCGCCAACGGTGAGCTGCGGTACTTCTTCGACCGGGCCGCCGGTGACCGGGGTGGGCCACCGCACGACCCGCACGGCAGTGCCGGTGACATCACCAACTGGGTCAAGGCGCACTTCACTCCGCAGGACATCGGCGGGATCACCGTCTACGACCTGCAGCACCCGCGCGCGTAA
- a CDS encoding glycosyltransferase family 39 protein, giving the protein MSLVAVDPVVEEVGAQEQPLKLRMAGRERLALAVLLVTTAALYLWNLSISGWANAFYSAAAQAGGSNWTAMLFGSSDAANAITVDKTPAALWIVDISVRLFGLNPWSILVPQALEGVAAVAVLYAAVRRAAGPAAALLAGAVLALTPAAALIFRFNNPDALLVLLLVVAAYCVQRGIEKDATRWWFVGAGAAVGLGFLAKMLQAFLVLPGLGAATLIAGDRSMRRRVGDVLVAGAVLVVSGGWYLLLVEWWPTSSRPYIGGSQHDSIVELVLGYNGFGRLTGDETGGLGNMNFDAGAGRLFGSQMGGDIAWLLPAALICLIAGLVITRRAPRTDRTRAALLLWGGWLMVTAVVLSFMNGIVHPYYTVALAPAIGALIGIGATLMWQRRNDIRAATAMSGTVLVTAVLAAILLARDGDPMPWLRGAVAVGGVGAAALLLVNGWLDRRVVPAVAALALVSCLAAPAAYAVATAANPHSGAIPSVGPSRGGGFGGMFGAPDPGPALTARLSAGAADYTWAAAVVGSSNAAGYQLATGAPIMAVGGFNGTDPAPTFDEFIGYVDQHRIHYFIQSRIMGGFGGRTTSGSQDAANIADWVENHFNAITVDDVTIYDLTQRGQNT; this is encoded by the coding sequence GTGAGTCTGGTTGCTGTCGACCCCGTCGTGGAAGAGGTTGGGGCACAGGAACAGCCCCTGAAACTGCGCATGGCCGGCCGCGAACGCCTGGCGTTGGCAGTCCTGTTGGTGACCACCGCGGCGTTGTACCTGTGGAACCTGTCGATCAGCGGTTGGGCCAACGCGTTCTACTCTGCTGCCGCCCAGGCGGGCGGCAGCAACTGGACCGCGATGCTGTTCGGCTCGAGCGACGCCGCGAACGCCATTACCGTCGACAAAACGCCGGCCGCCCTGTGGATCGTCGACATTTCCGTGCGGCTGTTCGGGCTGAACCCGTGGAGCATCCTTGTGCCACAGGCGCTGGAAGGTGTCGCGGCAGTCGCGGTGCTCTATGCCGCGGTGCGCCGGGCCGCGGGGCCCGCCGCGGCACTGCTGGCCGGTGCGGTGCTGGCGCTGACGCCGGCGGCCGCGTTGATCTTCCGGTTCAACAATCCCGACGCGCTGCTGGTGCTACTGCTGGTGGTGGCCGCCTACTGCGTGCAGCGCGGCATCGAGAAAGACGCCACCCGGTGGTGGTTCGTCGGGGCGGGCGCAGCCGTCGGCCTCGGCTTTCTGGCCAAGATGCTTCAGGCGTTCCTGGTGCTGCCGGGATTGGGCGCTGCGACGCTGATCGCGGGTGACCGGTCCATGCGCCGGCGGGTGGGTGACGTCCTGGTGGCCGGTGCGGTCCTGGTGGTCAGCGGCGGGTGGTATCTGCTGCTGGTCGAATGGTGGCCGACCTCGTCACGGCCCTACATCGGTGGATCGCAACACGACAGCATCGTCGAACTGGTGCTGGGCTACAACGGTTTCGGCCGACTCACCGGTGACGAGACCGGCGGGCTGGGCAACATGAACTTCGATGCGGGCGCCGGGCGGTTGTTCGGCTCGCAGATGGGTGGCGACATCGCCTGGCTGCTGCCGGCAGCGCTGATCTGCCTGATCGCCGGACTTGTCATCACCCGGCGTGCGCCCCGCACCGATCGCACGCGGGCCGCGCTGTTGCTCTGGGGCGGCTGGTTGATGGTCACCGCGGTGGTGCTCAGCTTCATGAACGGAATCGTGCATCCGTACTACACCGTGGCGTTGGCACCTGCCATCGGTGCGCTCATTGGTATTGGTGCGACTTTGATGTGGCAGCGGCGCAACGACATTCGCGCGGCCACCGCGATGTCGGGCACCGTGCTGGTCACGGCGGTACTGGCTGCGATACTGCTGGCCCGCGACGGCGACCCGATGCCGTGGCTGCGCGGGGCGGTCGCGGTCGGCGGAGTGGGAGCGGCCGCGCTGCTGCTGGTGAATGGATGGCTGGACCGCCGGGTGGTTCCGGCGGTGGCGGCTCTTGCGCTGGTGTCCTGTCTGGCCGCTCCTGCTGCCTACGCGGTAGCGACCGCGGCCAATCCGCACAGCGGCGCCATTCCTTCGGTCGGACCGTCGCGCGGCGGCGGATTCGGTGGCATGTTCGGTGCGCCCGATCCCGGTCCCGCTCTGACAGCAAGGCTCTCAGCCGGTGCCGCGGACTACACGTGGGCGGCTGCGGTGGTCGGTTCGAGCAATGCGGCCGGCTACCAATTGGCCACGGGCGCACCGATTATGGCCGTCGGCGGCTTCAACGGTACCGATCCGGCACCGACCTTCGACGAGTTCATAGGCTATGTCGATCAACACCGGATCCACTACTTCATCCAGAGCCGGATCATGGGTGGTTTCGGCGGACGCACAACCAGCGGCAGCCAGGACGCCGCCAACATCGCCGACTGGGTCGAGAACCACTTCAACGCCATCACCGTCGACGACGTGACCATCTACGACCTGACGCAACGTGGCCAGAACACATAG
- a CDS encoding response regulator transcription factor: MRRADGNPIQVLVVDDEPVLAELVSMALRYEGWDIATAGDGATAIAAARENPPDVVVLDVMLPDMSGLEVLQKLREQIPGLPLLLLTAKDSVEDRIAGLTAGGDDYVTKPFSLEEVVLRLRALLRRTGVTSEDGGAKIVVGDLVLDEDSHEVTRAGEPITLTATEFELLRFMMRNAKRVLSKAQILDRVWSYDFGGRSNIVELYVSYLRKKIDSGREPMIHTLRGAGYVLRPPR, from the coding sequence ATGCGCCGCGCCGATGGCAACCCGATCCAGGTGCTCGTCGTCGACGACGAGCCGGTGCTGGCCGAACTGGTGTCGATGGCGTTGCGCTACGAGGGCTGGGATATCGCCACCGCCGGTGACGGTGCGACCGCCATCGCCGCGGCCCGCGAAAACCCGCCCGACGTGGTGGTACTCGACGTGATGCTGCCCGACATGAGCGGGCTGGAGGTGTTGCAGAAGCTGCGTGAGCAGATCCCAGGACTGCCGCTGCTGCTGCTCACCGCCAAGGACTCGGTGGAGGACCGGATCGCTGGTCTGACCGCGGGCGGCGACGACTACGTCACCAAACCCTTCAGCCTCGAAGAGGTCGTGCTGCGATTGCGGGCCCTGCTTCGACGCACCGGCGTGACCAGTGAGGATGGCGGCGCCAAGATCGTCGTCGGCGACCTGGTTCTCGACGAGGACAGTCACGAGGTGACCCGTGCCGGTGAGCCCATCACGCTGACCGCGACCGAATTCGAACTGCTGCGCTTCATGATGCGCAATGCCAAGCGGGTGCTGAGCAAGGCCCAGATCCTCGACCGGGTGTGGAGCTACGACTTCGGTGGCCGCTCCAACATCGTCGAGCTCTACGTGTCGTATCTGCGTAAGAAGATCGACAGCGGCCGCGAACCGATGATCCACACACTGCGCGGCGCGGGTTATGTCCTCCGCCCCCCGCGCTGA
- the cysC gene encoding adenylyl-sulfate kinase, translating to MATLLRLATAGSVDDGKSTLIGRLLYDSKAVMEDQLAAVERTSKERGHDYTDLALVTDGLRAEREQGITIDVAYRYFATAKRKFIIADTPGHLQYTRNMVTGTSTAQLAIVLVDARHGLLEQSRRHAFLASLLGIQHIVLAVNKMDLIDWDQERFEAIRDEFHAFAARLDVHDVTTIPLSALLGDNVVTKSDVTPWYEGPALLSHLEDVYIAGDRNLVDVRFPVQYVIRPQTHEHADHRSYAGTVASGVLRTGDDVVVLPAGKSTRITEIEGPSGVVDEAFPPMAVSISLADDIDISRGDMIARPNNQPRVVQDFDATVCWMADDASLEPGREYLVKHTTRTTRAKVVGLDYRLDVNTLHRDKTATALKLNELGRVSLRTQVPLLLDEYSRNAATGSFILIDPNTNGTVAAGMVLRDTRNEAASPNTVRHQSLCTTDDRLSTGRAVWFTGLSGSGKSSVAMLVEQKLLERGVPAYVLDGDNLRHGLNADLGFSMADRAENQRRLAHVAAILADSGQVVLVPAISPLEEHRGLARKVVTEAGLEFFEVFCDTPLEDCERRDPKGLYAKARAGEITHFTGIDSPYQRPKNPDLRLTPDRSPDDLAQMVVDLLESGR from the coding sequence ATGGCGACCCTTCTGCGCCTCGCCACCGCGGGGTCCGTCGACGACGGCAAGTCAACCCTGATCGGCCGGCTGCTCTATGACTCGAAAGCTGTCATGGAGGATCAGCTCGCCGCCGTCGAACGCACCTCCAAGGAACGCGGCCACGACTACACCGACCTGGCACTGGTCACCGACGGTCTGCGAGCCGAGCGTGAGCAGGGCATCACCATCGACGTTGCATACCGCTACTTCGCCACGGCCAAGCGAAAATTCATCATCGCCGACACCCCGGGGCACTTGCAGTACACGCGCAACATGGTGACCGGAACGTCCACCGCGCAGTTGGCCATCGTGCTGGTCGACGCCCGCCACGGCCTGCTCGAACAGTCCCGGCGGCACGCGTTTTTGGCTTCTCTGTTGGGCATCCAGCACATCGTGCTCGCGGTCAACAAGATGGACCTGATCGACTGGGACCAAGAGCGTTTCGAGGCGATCCGTGACGAGTTCCACGCGTTCGCCGCCCGGCTCGACGTCCACGACGTGACGACGATCCCGTTGTCGGCGCTGCTCGGCGACAACGTGGTGACCAAGTCCGACGTGACGCCCTGGTACGAGGGCCCCGCGCTGCTCAGCCATCTGGAAGACGTCTACATCGCCGGTGACCGCAACCTCGTCGACGTACGTTTCCCGGTGCAGTACGTGATCCGGCCGCAGACCCACGAGCATGCTGACCACCGCAGCTACGCGGGCACGGTCGCCAGTGGCGTGCTCCGCACCGGCGATGACGTCGTCGTGCTGCCTGCGGGCAAGTCGACCCGGATCACCGAGATCGAAGGGCCGTCCGGGGTCGTTGACGAGGCCTTCCCGCCGATGGCGGTGTCGATCAGCCTGGCCGACGACATTGACATCTCTCGCGGTGACATGATCGCCCGGCCGAACAACCAGCCGCGTGTGGTTCAGGATTTCGACGCCACGGTGTGCTGGATGGCCGACGATGCGTCGCTGGAGCCGGGCCGCGAGTACCTGGTCAAGCACACCACTCGCACCACGCGGGCCAAGGTGGTCGGCCTGGACTACCGACTCGACGTCAACACCCTGCACCGCGACAAGACTGCCACTGCGCTCAAACTCAATGAGCTGGGCCGGGTTTCGTTGCGCACCCAGGTGCCGCTGCTGCTCGACGAATACAGCCGCAACGCTGCCACCGGATCGTTCATCCTGATCGACCCGAACACCAACGGCACTGTCGCCGCGGGCATGGTGCTGCGTGACACCCGCAACGAGGCCGCGAGCCCCAACACGGTGCGGCACCAGTCGTTGTGCACCACCGACGATCGGCTGTCGACGGGCCGCGCCGTGTGGTTCACCGGACTGTCCGGGTCGGGGAAGTCGTCGGTGGCCATGCTGGTGGAGCAGAAGCTCCTGGAAAGGGGCGTTCCCGCTTACGTACTCGACGGCGACAACCTGCGCCACGGGCTCAACGCGGACCTGGGCTTCTCGATGGCCGACCGTGCTGAGAACCAGCGCAGACTCGCTCACGTCGCAGCCATCCTCGCCGACTCCGGTCAGGTCGTCCTGGTACCCGCGATCAGCCCGCTGGAGGAGCATCGCGGGTTGGCACGCAAGGTCGTCACGGAGGCGGGTCTGGAGTTCTTCGAGGTGTTCTGTGACACTCCGCTGGAGGACTGCGAACGCCGAGACCCCAAGGGCCTCTACGCCAAAGCCCGTGCCGGTGAGATCACGCACTTCACCGGAATCGACAGCCCGTACCAGCGGCCGAAGAACCCCGACCTGCGGCTCACCCCGGACCGTAGCCCGGACGACCTGGCGCAAATGGTGGTCGACCTGTTGGAAAGCGGTCGATGA
- a CDS encoding bifunctional glycosyltransferase family 2/GtrA family protein, with product MTEIATRSDFHFDADYDTAYDGDVPAGRFHFASRPNAAVAARAAGVPVLDVVVPVYNEQAALAHSIYRLHRYLRENFAMPTRITIADNASVDDTPLIAAELAAELSDVRVVRLEQKGRGRALHAVWSTSDAPVLAYMDVDLSTDLAALAPLVAPLISGHSDLAIGTRLSRGSRVIRGAKREFISRCYNLILKSTLSARFSDAQCGFKAIRADVAHELLPYVADTGWFFDTELLVLAERSGLRIHEVPVDWVDDPDSRVDIVATATADLKGIGRLLRGFANGSIPVNTIAAQLGSSRKSAPPSSLLRQTVRFGAVGVVSTLAYLLLFVALRAGLGAQAANLVALLVTAIGNTAANRRFTFGIAGAGNVTRHHLEGLIVFGIALSITSGSLGLLHLLTPVPHRAVELGVLVAANLVATVVRFVLLRGWVFHPSRTRR from the coding sequence ATGACAGAAATCGCCACGCGGTCGGACTTCCACTTCGACGCCGATTACGACACCGCTTATGACGGCGACGTACCCGCGGGCCGGTTCCATTTCGCGTCGCGGCCCAATGCCGCGGTGGCCGCCCGCGCCGCGGGCGTCCCGGTACTCGATGTAGTGGTGCCGGTCTACAACGAACAAGCGGCGCTGGCGCATTCGATATACCGGCTGCACCGCTACCTGCGGGAAAACTTCGCCATGCCGACCCGCATCACCATCGCCGACAACGCCAGTGTCGACGACACCCCGCTGATCGCCGCCGAACTGGCCGCCGAGCTCAGCGACGTGCGCGTGGTACGGCTGGAGCAGAAGGGCCGCGGCCGCGCCCTGCACGCGGTGTGGTCCACGTCGGACGCTCCGGTACTGGCGTACATGGACGTCGACCTGTCCACCGATCTGGCCGCACTCGCCCCGCTGGTGGCCCCGCTCATCTCCGGCCACTCGGATCTGGCGATCGGCACCCGGTTGAGCCGCGGCTCGCGGGTGATCCGCGGCGCCAAGCGCGAATTCATCTCGCGCTGCTACAACCTGATCCTGAAATCGACGCTGTCAGCTCGGTTCTCCGACGCACAGTGCGGTTTCAAGGCGATCCGCGCCGACGTCGCACACGAGCTGCTGCCGTACGTTGCTGACACCGGCTGGTTCTTCGACACCGAGCTGTTGGTGCTGGCCGAGCGCAGCGGCCTGCGCATCCATGAAGTGCCCGTGGACTGGGTCGACGATCCGGACAGCCGGGTCGATATCGTCGCCACCGCCACCGCCGACCTCAAGGGCATCGGCCGCCTGTTGCGCGGTTTCGCCAACGGCTCGATCCCGGTCAATACCATTGCCGCCCAGCTCGGTTCGTCGCGCAAATCGGCACCGCCGAGTTCCCTGCTGCGCCAGACGGTGCGCTTCGGAGCCGTCGGTGTGGTGTCCACGCTGGCCTACCTGCTGCTGTTCGTGGCGCTGCGGGCGGGCTTGGGCGCGCAGGCCGCGAACCTGGTCGCGCTGTTGGTGACGGCGATCGGAAACACCGCAGCCAACCGGAGGTTCACCTTCGGCATCGCCGGCGCAGGAAACGTCACGCGGCATCATCTCGAGGGCCTCATCGTGTTCGGCATAGCGTTGTCGATCACCAGCGGCTCACTGGGCCTGCTGCACTTGCTGACTCCGGTCCCGCACCGCGCAGTCGAACTCGGCGTGCTGGTGGCGGCGAACCTGGTGGCGACGGTTGTCCGCTTCGTGCTGTTGCGCGGCTGGGTGTTCCACCCGTCCCGGACGCGACGCTGA